In Chloroflexota bacterium, the following proteins share a genomic window:
- a CDS encoding PfkB family carbohydrate kinase has translation MSVLVIGSIALDDVETPFGKVDGALGGAASYFALAASLYTNVNLVGVVGTDFPQGYLDLLGQRRVDLKGLQLRPGKTFRWAARYDFPLDIAQTLDTQLNVFADFHPILPEDYRGSDFVFLANIDPVLQLEVLRQIKGARLTVMDTMNFWIERKRADLTTVIEAVDIVLMNEAEVRQYSGAYNVIAAARYILRLGPKAVIIKKGEHGCALFGDSVYFVAPAYPVEQVLDPTGAGDSFAGGLLGYLSTQQEITPEAIKRAVIHGSIVASYTVEDFGVRRLASLNQQQIAKRYDEIRQITYFAQI, from the coding sequence ATGAGCGTCCTTGTGATTGGTTCGATAGCCCTGGATGATGTGGAGACACCATTTGGTAAAGTAGATGGAGCTCTCGGAGGTGCAGCCTCATATTTTGCTTTGGCGGCCAGCCTTTACACCAATGTAAACCTGGTAGGCGTCGTTGGAACTGATTTTCCGCAGGGGTACCTAGACCTGCTTGGTCAGCGAAGGGTGGATTTGAAAGGGTTACAACTCCGGCCCGGTAAGACATTTCGCTGGGCTGCTCGCTATGACTTTCCCTTGGATATCGCTCAAACACTGGATACACAGCTGAACGTTTTTGCTGACTTTCATCCCATATTGCCAGAAGACTATCGAGGATCCGACTTCGTTTTCCTGGCCAATATCGATCCCGTTTTGCAGCTGGAGGTCTTGCGTCAGATCAAAGGGGCGCGGCTCACGGTGATGGATACGATGAACTTCTGGATCGAGCGCAAGCGAGCGGACTTGACCACGGTGATAGAAGCAGTGGATATCGTGTTAATGAATGAGGCGGAGGTGAGGCAGTACAGTGGTGCTTACAACGTGATCGCTGCCGCAAGGTATATTTTGCGTTTGGGTCCCAAGGCAGTGATAATCAAGAAGGGAGAGCATGGCTGTGCACTGTTCGGTGATTCGGTCTATTTCGTAGCCCCTGCCTATCCTGTAGAGCAAGTTCTAGACCCTACCGGCGCCGGAGACAGTTTTGCTGGTGGCTTACTTGGCTATTTGAGCACTCAGCAGGAAATAACTCCGGAGGCGATCAAACGAGCCGTTATTCACGGCAGCATTGTTGCCTCTTATACGGTGGAGGATTTTGGGGTGCGAAGATTGGCCTCCTTAAACCAGCAGCAGATAGCCAAGCGCTATGACGAGATCAGGCAGATCACCTATTTTGCCCAGATTTAA
- the ahcY gene encoding adenosylhomocysteinase, with protein sequence MSTNVSLRYEVKDLSLAPKGKLRIEWAEAQMPVLRLIRERFGREKPLKSKRISACLHITSETANLALTLKEGGAELALCASNPLSTQDDVAASLVADYGIAVFAIKGEDSETYYRHIEVALTHGPDITMDDGADLVSTLHKDTSGMVTKVIGGTEETTTGVIRLRNMEREGVLKYPIVAVNESNTKHLFDNRYGTGQSTIDGILRATNILLAGKNFVVCGYGWCGRGVAMRARGMGANVIVTEVDPVRALEALMDGYRVMPMAEAAKIGDIFVTTTGNVNIIDEEHLRSLKNGTILANSGHFNDEINIPALERLAVKKRRVRDFIDEYVYGDGRCVYLLAEGRLVNISVAEGHPAAVMDMSFANQAVAVEYLVKHAQKLERRVYLVPREIDLEIARLKLHSMGVQIDELTAAQREYLASWEAGT encoded by the coding sequence ATGTCAACCAATGTGAGCCTTCGGTATGAGGTAAAGGACCTTTCCTTGGCACCTAAAGGGAAGTTGCGGATCGAATGGGCTGAGGCCCAGATGCCTGTTCTGCGGCTTATTCGGGAGCGATTTGGAAGGGAGAAGCCATTAAAGTCTAAACGCATCTCTGCTTGCCTGCACATCACTAGTGAGACGGCTAACCTTGCTCTTACTCTTAAAGAAGGGGGGGCTGAGTTAGCTCTTTGTGCCAGCAACCCTCTTTCTACGCAGGACGATGTAGCTGCCTCGTTAGTGGCAGATTATGGAATAGCAGTCTTCGCCATTAAGGGTGAGGATAGCGAAACCTACTACAGGCATATCGAGGTTGCTCTCACTCACGGACCAGATATCACTATGGATGATGGTGCTGATTTAGTTTCTACGTTGCATAAAGATACGAGTGGAATGGTGACGAAGGTCATCGGTGGTACGGAGGAGACGACGACAGGGGTTATTCGCCTGCGGAATATGGAAAGGGAGGGTGTCCTGAAATATCCGATCGTCGCTGTAAACGAGTCCAATACAAAACATCTCTTCGATAACCGTTATGGAACAGGGCAGAGTACCATCGATGGCATCCTGCGGGCGACGAATATCCTCTTGGCCGGCAAAAATTTTGTGGTATGCGGCTATGGTTGGTGTGGACGCGGTGTGGCTATGCGGGCGCGAGGGATGGGCGCTAATGTGATTGTGACAGAGGTAGATCCAGTGCGGGCCCTGGAGGCGCTTATGGACGGCTATCGCGTGATGCCCATGGCAGAGGCCGCCAAAATCGGGGATATCTTTGTGACCACCACTGGCAATGTAAACATTATTGATGAGGAGCACTTGAGGTCCTTGAAGAATGGGACTATCCTGGCCAACTCTGGACATTTCAATGATGAGATCAACATTCCAGCTCTCGAGCGGTTAGCTGTGAAGAAACGCCGTGTGCGTGATTTCATCGATGAATATGTTTACGGCGATGGCCGATGCGTTTACCTTTTGGCTGAGGGGCGCCTAGTCAATATATCCGTGGCTGAGGGCCATCCGGCCGCTGTTATGGATATGAGCTTCGCTAATCAAGCTGTAGCGGTTGAGTATCTGGTGAAGCATGCCCAGAAACTAGAGAGGCGAGTTTATCTAGTACCAAGGGAGATCGACCTTGAGATCGCCCGGCTGAAGTTGCACTCGATGGGCGTGCAGATAGACGAATTGACTGCGGCACAGAGAGAGTATCTCGCCTCTTGGGAGGCTGGAACATAG
- the metK gene encoding methionine adenosyltransferase produces MTSAKLLFTSESVTEGHPDKLCDQISDAILDAIIAEDPLARVACETAATTGLVVVMGEITTDCYVDIQKIIRETVRSVGYTRAKYGFDDETCGVVVSIKEQSPDIKIGVDKSFEARTGDMAIDDPYAIGAGDQGMMIGFACSETPELMPLPISLAHRVCKRLAEVRKDKTLPYLRPDGKSQVTVEYHYGKPYRVDTVVVAAQHDAVVSHEVIERDVIEHVIKVVIPPHMLDEKTRYFVNPTGRFVIGGPMGDAGLTGRKIIVDTYGGMARHGGGCFSGKDPTKVDRSGAYAARYVAKNIVAAGLADRFEIQLAYAIGVARPVSIMIETFGTAKAPEKTILHLIHEHFDLRPAAIIESLRLRRPIYRPTAVYGHFGRDDIDAPWEIVDKAALLRAEAGL; encoded by the coding sequence ATGACATCGGCAAAATTGCTCTTCACTTCGGAGTCGGTAACAGAGGGCCATCCGGACAAGCTTTGTGATCAGATTTCGGATGCTATTTTGGATGCTATCATTGCCGAAGATCCGCTGGCCCGTGTGGCCTGTGAGACAGCGGCCACGACAGGTCTGGTGGTAGTGATGGGTGAGATCACGACTGATTGTTACGTGGATATACAAAAGATCATCAGGGAAACGGTGCGTAGCGTCGGTTACACCAGGGCCAAATATGGCTTTGATGACGAGACTTGTGGGGTGGTCGTCTCGATCAAAGAGCAATCGCCAGATATCAAGATTGGTGTAGATAAGTCCTTCGAGGCGAGAACAGGCGACATGGCCATAGATGATCCATATGCGATTGGGGCTGGCGACCAGGGGATGATGATTGGTTTCGCCTGCAGCGAAACGCCGGAGTTGATGCCCCTCCCTATCTCGCTAGCGCATCGGGTGTGTAAGCGTTTAGCCGAAGTGCGCAAGGATAAAACTCTGCCTTACCTGCGGCCTGATGGTAAATCACAAGTGACGGTTGAATACCACTATGGCAAGCCGTATCGGGTGGACACAGTGGTGGTCGCTGCTCAGCATGATGCGGTGGTAAGCCATGAAGTAATTGAAAGAGATGTGATTGAGCACGTTATCAAGGTTGTGATACCACCTCATATGCTCGATGAAAAAACTAGATACTTCGTTAATCCCACAGGCCGTTTTGTGATTGGGGGGCCGATGGGTGACGCCGGCTTAACAGGACGTAAGATCATTGTGGATACGTACGGCGGCATGGCCAGGCATGGTGGTGGTTGTTTCTCGGGCAAGGATCCCACTAAAGTCGACCGCTCTGGTGCTTATGCGGCTCGCTATGTAGCCAAAAACATAGTTGCGGCCGGCCTGGCCGATAGGTTCGAGATCCAGTTGGCTTACGCTATAGGGGTTGCTCGACCGGTCTCAATCATGATCGAGACCTTCGGTACAGCGAAGGCGCCGGAGAAGACGATTCTGCATCTGATCCACGAGCATTTCGATCTGCGTCCAGCGGCGATCATTGAGTCGTTGCGCTTACGTCGTCCAATCTACCGACCCACGGCGGTATATGGACATTTCGGACGTGATGATATTGATGCTCCCTGGGAGATAGTGGATAAGGCGGCTTTACTTAGGGCGGAGGCTGGGCTATAA
- a CDS encoding GDP-mannose 4,6-dehydratase: MPRALITGIAGFAGSYLVEYLLSTTGLEISGIVHAGHPSPNLAHLRQRLTIYEGDVAEFDFVQHVMQEVRPDYIFHLAGQAAVPLAWVHPGKTVVTNIIGQLNVLESVVRCGIDPRILVVGSGEEYGLIFPSELPVTENNALRPNNPYAVSKIAQDMLGYQYFISHKLQAVRVRPFNHIGPRQSEEFVTSSFAKQIAEAELGLRGPTILVGNLETRRDFTDVRDMVRGYWLALLRGKAGEVYNLGNGRSWSMGEILDMFLSKSRVPLQVEADPDRLRPADVLDVVCDASKFRSQTGWCPEIPIEQTVEELLDYWRNRLTAEFRA; the protein is encoded by the coding sequence TTGCCGAGAGCACTGATTACAGGGATAGCCGGCTTTGCTGGCAGTTATTTAGTTGAGTATCTCCTCTCCACCACAGGGCTGGAGATAAGTGGTATTGTACACGCTGGACACCCCAGCCCTAACCTTGCTCACCTACGTCAACGCCTGACTATTTATGAGGGCGACGTGGCTGAATTCGACTTTGTACAGCATGTCATGCAGGAGGTGCGCCCTGATTATATCTTCCACCTTGCCGGACAAGCAGCAGTGCCGCTAGCCTGGGTACATCCAGGCAAAACAGTAGTTACAAATATCATTGGACAACTGAATGTCCTCGAATCTGTTGTTCGCTGTGGTATAGATCCCCGCATATTGGTGGTAGGTTCTGGGGAGGAGTACGGACTAATCTTCCCGTCGGAGCTACCTGTTACTGAAAACAATGCTCTTCGGCCTAACAACCCTTACGCAGTAAGTAAGATCGCTCAAGATATGTTAGGCTACCAATATTTTATTAGTCATAAGCTGCAGGCAGTGAGGGTCCGTCCCTTTAATCACATCGGGCCACGCCAGAGCGAGGAATTCGTGACTAGCAGCTTTGCCAAGCAGATCGCCGAGGCCGAGCTTGGTCTTCGTGGCCCAACGATCTTAGTGGGTAACCTAGAAACCAGGCGCGACTTCACCGACGTGCGCGATATGGTCAGGGGATACTGGCTGGCTTTATTGCGGGGCAAAGCTGGTGAAGTATATAATCTGGGTAATGGTAGATCCTGGAGTATGGGGGAGATATTGGATATGTTCCTGTCTAAAAGTAGGGTTCCCCTTCAGGTTGAAGCTGATCCCGATCGTCTGCGACCGGCTGACGTGCTGGATGTCGTTTGTGATGCGAGCAAATTTCGTTCTCAAACTGGCTGGTGTCCGGAGATTCCCATCGAACAAACCGTAGAAGAGCTTCTAGATTACTGGCGAAACAGGCTAACCGCCGAATTTAGGGCCTGA
- a CDS encoding NDP-sugar synthase: MKAVILVGGEGTRLRPLTCNLPKPMLPVVNRPFLEHVLSYLKRHNIKDIILSMCYRPDVIQEYFGDGGAFGVKLTYVVEEKPLGTAGGVKNVESYLDDTFFVFNGDILTDLDLTAMHRFHREKKARVTIALTPVEDPTAYGLVETDAENKVRGFIEKPSWDRVTTNLINAGTYIVEPEVFRYVPPKVYYMFEHGLFPVLLQMDDPLYGYPSNAYWIDIGTPAKYITVHHDLLTGRIRKRLPGEQMHDGVWVGDGCQIHPSVKLTGPIVLGNHVTIGSGVVIIGPVVVGDYCDIGRDTVVEDVVIWEKTVIRSHVMMKSCVVARSCTIEDNTWITHGAIVADNCVIGVGNKIEQGIKIWPNRTIESNTITF, encoded by the coding sequence ATGAAGGCGGTGATCCTAGTCGGTGGGGAAGGGACCAGGCTCAGACCTCTCACCTGTAACCTGCCGAAGCCCATGCTTCCGGTAGTTAATCGTCCGTTCCTGGAACATGTGCTCAGCTATCTGAAGCGACACAATATCAAAGACATCATCCTTAGTATGTGCTACCGGCCTGATGTCATTCAGGAGTATTTTGGCGACGGAGGCGCCTTTGGCGTGAAGCTCACTTATGTTGTGGAAGAGAAGCCCTTGGGAACAGCCGGAGGTGTAAAGAACGTTGAGTCCTATCTGGATGACACCTTCTTCGTTTTCAACGGTGATATTTTGACTGATTTAGATCTGACCGCTATGCACCGTTTTCACCGGGAAAAGAAAGCCAGGGTCACTATCGCCTTAACACCGGTTGAGGATCCAACAGCTTATGGCTTGGTCGAGACTGACGCGGAGAACAAGGTGCGAGGCTTTATCGAGAAGCCAAGTTGGGATCGGGTCACGACTAACCTGATCAATGCTGGGACCTACATCGTGGAACCAGAGGTTTTTCGCTATGTGCCCCCGAAGGTATATTATATGTTTGAACACGGGCTGTTTCCGGTGTTGTTGCAAATGGATGATCCCTTATATGGTTACCCTTCGAATGCCTACTGGATTGATATCGGTACCCCGGCAAAGTATATCACCGTCCATCACGACCTGTTAACCGGACGTATTCGTAAGAGGTTGCCAGGCGAACAGATGCACGATGGCGTCTGGGTAGGTGATGGTTGTCAGATCCATCCTTCAGTCAAATTGACCGGACCAATCGTGCTTGGTAACCATGTGACCATCGGCTCAGGCGTCGTCATCATTGGCCCGGTAGTCGTTGGCGATTACTGTGATATTGGACGAGATACGGTGGTGGAGGATGTCGTAATTTGGGAGAAAACGGTAATCCGCAGCCACGTGATGATGAAAAGTTGTGTAGTTGCTCGTAGCTGTACCATTGAAGATAATACTTGGATCACTCACGGGGCTATTGTCGCTGATAACTGTGTCATCGGTGTGGGCAACAAGATTGAGCAGGGCATCAAAATCTGGCCGAATCGGACGATTGAATCGAACACGATTACATTTTAG
- a CDS encoding GDP-mannose 4,6-dehydratase, whose protein sequence is MKVLITGITGMAGSHLAEYLLGLGGIEVYGLYRWRSRMENLSDLAANNKLNIIGQGGNITSVQDLERMLKTNSRPDSVNLIEGDIADAFSLKRLVGGLRPDRIFHLAAQSYVPASWNAPADTLHLNIVGQVNLLEAVREASIDPLIHVAGSSEEYGLVYPNEVPVKETNPLRPLSPYAVSKVCQEMLAWQYHKSYGLRTVVTRGFNHTGPRRGHVFVTSSFAKQIAEMEKGRNPAALYVGDLTSQRDWSDVRDVVRAYWLALEKGIPGEVYNVGSGVSRTVKEMLDILLSMTSVKIEIRQDPSRLRPSDVKILLADCKKFRHQTGWVPVIPFEQTLRDLFDYWRQRV, encoded by the coding sequence ATGAAGGTCTTAATTACCGGCATAACGGGTATGGCCGGTAGTCATCTGGCAGAGTATCTCCTTGGGCTAGGGGGCATCGAGGTCTATGGGCTCTATCGTTGGCGCAGTCGAATGGAGAACCTATCTGACCTGGCAGCGAACAATAAGCTTAACATAATTGGACAAGGAGGGAATATTACTAGCGTTCAGGACTTGGAGAGGATGCTGAAGACGAACTCCCGGCCGGACAGCGTTAACTTGATTGAAGGAGATATAGCTGATGCCTTCTCCCTGAAAAGACTGGTAGGGGGACTTCGTCCGGATCGCATCTTCCATCTAGCGGCGCAGAGTTATGTGCCCGCCTCTTGGAATGCACCTGCGGATACACTACACTTGAATATAGTGGGACAGGTGAATCTTCTTGAGGCCGTACGGGAGGCGAGCATCGATCCTCTCATCCATGTAGCTGGTAGCAGTGAGGAGTATGGTCTGGTCTACCCCAACGAGGTGCCGGTGAAGGAAACGAATCCGCTCCGTCCCCTTAGCCCATACGCGGTAAGCAAGGTGTGCCAGGAGATGCTCGCCTGGCAGTATCATAAGAGCTACGGATTGCGCACTGTGGTCACGAGAGGATTCAACCATACCGGGCCACGGCGTGGACACGTTTTCGTTACCTCCAGCTTTGCTAAGCAGATCGCTGAGATGGAGAAGGGGCGTAACCCCGCTGCGCTGTATGTTGGTGATCTGACCAGCCAACGAGATTGGAGTGATGTGCGTGATGTAGTGCGGGCTTATTGGCTGGCTCTAGAGAAGGGCATCCCGGGTGAGGTCTACAATGTTGGTTCCGGTGTGTCGCGCACGGTGAAGGAGATGCTGGATATCCTTTTGAGCATGACGTCGGTCAAAATCGAGATCCGACAGGATCCTTCGCGGCTGCGGCCATCTGACGTGAAGATTCTTCTGGCTGACTGCAAAAAATTCCGGCATCAGACAGGATGGGTGCCGGTAATCCCCTTTGAACAAACACTTCGTGATTTATTCGATTACTGGCGCCAAAGGGTTTAG
- a CDS encoding phosphoglucomutase/phosphomannomutase family protein → MINKIRFGTDGWRAIFAEDYTFENVRFCAQGVADYLKDSGRSAGPLVVGYDTRFASEHFAAAVAEVTAANGIKTLLCERTAPTPVISYSVVQQEAAGAVIITSSHNPPIWNGVKYKPEYGGSASPQVIAELEERIDRAQSSGHVPRLPLNEALRDGIVTYFAPEPIYLSHIANLVDLERLRGAGFHIVADAMYGAGMGCFKSILGGGKTVVTEINGERNPLFPGLESPEPIARNLTGLMRAVRKHKAHIGLATDGDSDRIGVVDENGQYVNQLQAFALLALYVLEIRGWRGALVKSINTTSMINRLGELYSVPVFETAVGFKHVGLKMMEEKAIIAGEESGGFAFKDHIPERDGILAGLYILDMMIELGCTPSQLVEYLFSKVGPRYYDRIDTGFPAEKRDNILRHLREAHLSKIAGLAVTDVQTIDGFKFFLEDGSWLLIRFSGTEPIMRIYAEAGSPSLLSDILRYGQQLIGL, encoded by the coding sequence ATGATTAACAAAATCAGATTTGGTACCGATGGATGGCGAGCTATTTTCGCGGAAGACTATACCTTTGAAAATGTTCGTTTTTGTGCCCAGGGTGTGGCTGATTACCTAAAGGATAGTGGCAGGAGTGCAGGACCACTTGTCGTTGGCTATGATACTCGTTTTGCTTCAGAGCACTTCGCGGCCGCTGTGGCCGAGGTGACCGCGGCCAATGGAATAAAAACGTTGCTGTGTGAGAGAACTGCCCCGACACCGGTCATCTCCTATAGTGTAGTTCAACAAGAGGCTGCCGGGGCGGTTATTATAACCTCCAGTCATAATCCGCCAATTTGGAATGGCGTGAAGTACAAGCCTGAATATGGAGGCTCAGCCTCGCCTCAAGTCATCGCAGAGCTCGAGGAGCGGATCGACCGTGCACAGAGTAGTGGCCACGTGCCACGCCTACCCCTGAATGAGGCTTTGCGGGATGGTATCGTAACCTATTTTGCGCCTGAGCCTATTTATCTCAGCCATATCGCCAATTTAGTGGACCTGGAGCGATTGCGAGGGGCCGGATTTCACATCGTGGCCGATGCGATGTATGGGGCTGGGATGGGCTGCTTCAAATCTATCCTTGGCGGCGGCAAGACCGTGGTGACTGAGATCAATGGTGAACGTAATCCTCTATTTCCTGGCCTGGAGTCTCCAGAGCCTATCGCCAGAAATCTTACGGGACTGATGAGGGCGGTTCGAAAGCATAAGGCCCACATTGGACTGGCCACCGATGGTGATTCCGACCGTATCGGCGTCGTTGATGAGAACGGTCAATATGTCAATCAGCTTCAGGCATTCGCCTTGCTTGCTCTCTACGTTTTGGAGATACGTGGCTGGAGGGGGGCACTGGTCAAATCGATCAATACAACCTCGATGATAAACAGGCTGGGCGAGTTGTACAGTGTGCCTGTCTTCGAGACTGCGGTAGGCTTCAAGCATGTCGGTCTGAAGATGATGGAGGAAAAGGCGATTATTGCTGGTGAGGAGAGCGGGGGATTCGCTTTTAAGGATCATATTCCAGAACGTGACGGTATCCTGGCGGGGTTGTACATTCTGGATATGATGATTGAACTTGGCTGCACGCCGTCCCAGCTAGTGGAGTATCTCTTTTCTAAGGTTGGCCCACGCTATTATGATCGCATAGATACAGGGTTTCCGGCCGAGAAGCGGGATAACATTCTTCGCCATCTACGGGAGGCCCATCTATCTAAGATAGCTGGTCTGGCGGTCACCGACGTACAAACAATAGATGGTTTTAAGTTCTTCCTGGAGGATGGCAGCTGGTTGTTAATCCGCTTTAGTGGTACGGAGCCAATTATGCGTATTTATGCTGAGGCCGGCAGTCCAAGTTTGCTTTCAGATATCCTGCGGTATGGTCAGCAATTGATTGGACTATGA
- a CDS encoding bifunctional phosphoglucose/phosphomannose isomerase: MMKQLDDLEVMQRIDPEGMLDRISELPRQCYNAWQTVTRFRLPSQYGSVDNAVILGMGGSAIGGDLVRSLLADEARIPVIVCREYHVPSFVGPNTLVIGSSYSGNTEETLSAFQEAVAKGAKAVAVCTGGKLRDWAEKEAIPVLCFDYQAQPRAALGYSITLLLGLFQGLGLCSDKTVDVKETIEILEEMPIELGPELAEEENKAKQLAKSIYGRLPVVYGGGILSEVARRWKTQFNENSKAWSCYEAFPELNHNAVVGYEFPQQLASYILVILLDSDGLPPRLRLRYKVTQQIMDKYNIQHRLVKALGKSSFAQMMSALYFGDFTSYYLAILYGVDPTPVSVIGYLKEQLAAIDLDTGGRI, encoded by the coding sequence ATGATGAAGCAACTTGATGATTTAGAGGTAATGCAGCGGATCGATCCTGAGGGGATGCTTGATCGCATCAGTGAGCTCCCTCGGCAATGTTATAACGCCTGGCAAACAGTGACCCGTTTTCGCCTACCTAGCCAATACGGATCTGTTGATAACGCTGTTATCCTGGGGATGGGTGGCTCAGCTATTGGAGGCGACCTGGTACGCTCCTTATTGGCCGACGAGGCCAGGATTCCTGTTATCGTCTGCCGTGAGTACCACGTACCGTCCTTTGTTGGCCCAAATACCCTAGTCATTGGTTCTAGCTATTCGGGGAACACGGAGGAGACGCTCTCTGCCTTCCAGGAAGCCGTAGCTAAGGGGGCTAAGGCCGTGGCCGTTTGCACAGGCGGCAAGTTGCGGGATTGGGCAGAGAAGGAGGCCATACCTGTTCTTTGCTTTGACTACCAAGCGCAGCCCAGGGCAGCACTTGGTTACTCCATTACCCTCTTATTGGGTTTGTTTCAAGGCCTGGGGCTCTGCTCGGATAAGACGGTGGATGTAAAGGAAACCATCGAGATTCTGGAAGAAATGCCGATTGAGTTAGGCCCTGAATTAGCTGAGGAAGAGAATAAAGCCAAGCAGCTGGCCAAATCTATCTACGGACGGCTGCCCGTTGTTTATGGTGGGGGGATACTTTCTGAAGTAGCACGGCGCTGGAAGACGCAATTCAACGAGAATAGTAAGGCATGGAGCTGCTACGAGGCCTTTCCGGAGCTGAATCATAATGCCGTAGTGGGCTATGAGTTCCCGCAGCAATTGGCCAGCTATATCTTAGTTATTCTGTTGGATTCGGATGGTCTACCTCCCCGTCTCCGCCTCCGCTATAAGGTTACCCAACAGATCATGGATAAATATAATATTCAGCATCGCTTGGTTAAAGCGTTGGGGAAAAGCTCATTTGCGCAGATGATGTCAGCACTGTACTTCGGGGATTTCACGAGTTATTATTTGGCCATCCTTTACGGTGTTGATCCCACGCCGGTTAGCGTAATCGGCTATCTTAAGGAGCAGCTGGCAGCGATTGACTTGGATACAGGTGGAAGGATATAA